From the Oryzias latipes chromosome 22, ASM223467v1 genome, one window contains:
- the kdm1a gene encoding lysine-specific histone demethylase 1A isoform X4, whose translation MLSSKKSDPASSSSSSSSSAGAGGGERVLGSDAQTGPSASAAGALDSKKKERSSPSGEAGGTAFPHQSGAGGADQDLAEVRRTSRRKRAKQVEYREMDESLANLSEDEYYSEEERNAKAEKERKQVVPPPAPPPEEENESEPEEPSGLEGAAFQSRLPHDRMTSQEAACFPDIIGGPQQTQKVFLYIRNRTLQLWLDNPKIQLTFEATVQQLDAPYNSDAVLVHRIHSYLERHGLINFGIYKRVKPLPAKKTGKVIVIGGGVSGLAAARQLQSFGMDVTVLEARDRVGGRVATFRKGNYVADLGAMVVTGLGGNPMAVVSKQVNMELAKIKQKCPLFEANGQAGERCTSVPKEKDEMVEQEFNRLLEATSYLSHQLDFNFLNNKPVSLGQALEVVIQLQEKHVKDEQIEHWKKIVKTQEELRDLLNKMVSTKERVKELHQQYKEACEVKPPRDITAEFLVKSKHRDLTALCKEYDELAEMQVKLEEKLQELEANPPSDVYLSSRDRQILDWHFANLEFANATPLSTLSLKHWDQDDDFEFTGSHLTVRNGYSCVPVALAEGLDIKLNTAVRQVRYTASGCEVIAVNTRSTTQTFIYKCDAVLCTLPLGVLKQQPPAVQFVPPLPEWKTSAIQRMGFGNLNKVVLCFDRVFWDPSVNLFGHVGSTTASRGELFLFWNLYKAPILLALMAGEAAGIMENISDDVIVGRCLAILKGIFGSSAVPQPKETVVTRWRADPWARGSYSYVAAGSSGNDYDLMAQPITPGPAIPGASQPVPRLFFAGEHTIRNYPATVHGALLSGLREAGRIADQFLGAMYTLPRQATPTATSNPQQAQPAASV comes from the exons ATGCTCTCGAGCAAGAAATCTGACCCTGcgtcctcttcatcctcctcttcatcctctgctggagcaggaggaggtgaaAGGGTCTTGGGTTCTGATGCCCAGACTGGTCCGTCAGCCTCAGCTGCAGGAGCATTGGATTCAAAGAAGAAGGAAAGGTCCTCCCCGAGTGGGGAAGCTGGGGGAACTGCTTTTCCCCACCAGTCAGGTGCTGGAGGGGCAGACCAGGACTTGGCTGAAGTCCGCAGGACAAGTCGACGCAAGAGagcaaaa CAGGTGGAGTACCGTGAGATGGACGAAAGCTTGGCTAACCTCTCGGAGGACGAGTATTATTCGGAAGAGGAGAGAAACGCTAAGGCCGAGAAGGAAAGGAAGCAAGTTGTCCCTCCTCCTGCCCCACCTCCAGAGGAGGAGAACGAGAGTGAGCCCGAAGAGCCGTCGG GTCTGGAAGGTGCTGCTTTCCAAAGCCGTCTTCCCCATGACCGAATGACATCCCAGGAAGCCGCCTGCTTCCCTGACATCATCGGCGGCCCCCAACAGACCCAGAAGGTCTTCTTATACATCCGTAACCGCACA cTCCAACTGTGGCTGGACAACCCGAAAATTCAGCTGACCTTTGAGGCTACAGTACAACAACTTGACGCTCCATACAACA gtGACGCCGTGCTGGTCCACAGAATACACAGCTACTTAGAAAGGCATGGCCTCATCAATTTTGGAATTTACAAGCGGGTCAAACCTTTACCAG CCAAGAAAACGGGGAAGGTTATAGTCATCGGCGGAGGAGTGTCCGGCCTCGCTGCAGCGCGGCAGCTGCAAAGCTTTGGGATGGATGTGACGGTGCTGGAAGCCCGG GACCGCGTCGGAGGCCGGGTGGCGACCTTCAGAAAAGGCAATTATGTGGCAGATCTTGGGGCAATGGTGGTGACAGGGCTGG GAGGGAATCCCATGGCGGTGGTCAGTAAACAAGTGAATATGGAGCTGGCCAAGATCAAGCAGAAGTGTCCTCTCTTTGAAGCCAACGGTCAAGCT GGAGAACGGTGTACAAGT GTCCCCAAAGAAAAAGACGAGATGGTGGAGCAGGAGTTCAACCGGCTGCTGGAGGCCACCTCCTACCTGAGCCACCAGCTCGACTTTAACTTCCTCAACAACAAACCCGTGTCTCTGGGCCAGGCCCTGGAGGTGGTCATACA GCTGCAGGAGAAGCATGTGAAAGATGAGCAGATAGAACACTGGAAGAAAATAGTCAAGACTCAGGAGGAACTCCGAGACCTTCTCAACAAG ATGGTTTCCACTAAAGAGCGCGTTAAGGAGCTCCATCAGCAGTATAAAGAGGCATGCGAAGTCAAACCACCCAGAGACATCACCGCCGAGTTCCTGGTGAAGAGCAAGCACAGAGACCTTACAGCCCTCTGCAAA GAGTACGACGAGTTGGCGGAGATGCAGGTGAAGCTGGAAGAAAAActgcaggagctggaggccAATCCACCCAG CGACGTTTATCTTTCATCGAGGGATCGGCAGATCCTAGACTGGCACTTCGCCAACCTGGAATTTGCCAACGCCACGCCCCTCTCCACCCTTTCTCTCAAGCACTGGGATCAG GATGACGACTTTGAATTCACCGGCAGCCACCTGACTGTGAGGAATGGTTACTCCTGTGTTCCTGTGGCTCTCGCTGAAGGCCTAGACATCAAACTGAACACGGCCGTGCGACAGGTCCGATACACGGCGTCGG GCTGCGAGGTGATTGCTGTCAACACTCGCTCCACCACCCAGACCTTCATATACAAGTGCGACGCCGTGCTGTGCACGCTTCCCCTCGGGGTGCTGAAGCAGCAGCCCCCCGCCGTGCAGTTTGTCCCTCCGCTGCCAGAGTGGAAGACGTCAGCCATTCAGAGGATGGGCTTCGGCAACCTCAACAAG GTGGTGTTGTGTTTTGACCGCGTGTTCTGGGATCCGAGCGTTAACCTGTTCGGTCACGTCGGCTCCACAACCGCAAGCCGAGGCGAGCTCTTCCTCTTCTGGAATCTCTATAAAG CCCCAATCCTGCTGGCTCTGATGGCTGGCGAGGCTGCTGGGATTATGGAGAACATCAGCGATGACGTCATTGTCGGACGCTGTCTGGCCATTCTCAAAGGAATCTTTGGAAGTAGTGCGGTCCCACAG CCTAAAGAAACAGTTGTCACTCGTTGGCGGGCGGACCCCTGGGCGAGGGGCTCCTACTCGTACGTGGCAGCTGGCTCCTCGGGAAACGACTACGACCTCATGGCGCAGCCCATCACGCCCGGACCCGCCATACCCGGAGCCTCACAG CCCGTCCCTCGTTTGTTCTTCGCCGGCGAACACACCATCAGAAATTACCCCGCTACAGTCCACGGCGCCTTGCTCAGCGGCCTCAGGGAAGCCGGACGCATCGCAGATCAGTTCCTCGGCGCAATGTACACACTCCCCAGACAAGCCACGCCCACCGCCACCAGTAACCCCCAGCAGGCGCAGCCCGCTGCCAGCGTCTGA
- the kdm1a gene encoding lysine-specific histone demethylase 1A isoform X3, translated as MDITRCTEKWERPPTSSIMLSSKKSDPASSSSSSSSSAGAGGGERVLGSDAQTGPSASAAGALDSKKKERSSPSGEAGGTAFPHQSGAGGADQDLAEVRRTSRRKRAKQVEYREMDESLANLSEDEYYSEEERNAKAEKERKQVVPPPAPPPEEENESEPEEPSGLEGAAFQSRLPHDRMTSQEAACFPDIIGGPQQTQKVFLYIRNRTLQLWLDNPKIQLTFEATVQQLDAPYNSDAVLVHRIHSYLERHGLINFGIYKRVKPLPAKKTGKVIVIGGGVSGLAAARQLQSFGMDVTVLEARDRVGGRVATFRKGNYVADLGAMVVTGLGGNPMAVVSKQVNMELAKIKQKCPLFEANGQAGERCTSVPKEKDEMVEQEFNRLLEATSYLSHQLDFNFLNNKPVSLGQALEVVIQLQEKHVKDEQIEHWKKIVKTQEELRDLLNKMVSTKERVKELHQQYKEACEVKPPRDITAEFLVKSKHRDLTALCKEYDELAEMQVKLEEKLQELEANPPSDVYLSSRDRQILDWHFANLEFANATPLSTLSLKHWDQDDDFEFTGSHLTVRNGYSCVPVALAEGLDIKLNTAVRQVRYTASGCEVIAVNTRSTTQTFIYKCDAVLCTLPLGVLKQQPPAVQFVPPLPEWKTSAIQRMGFGNLNKVVLCFDRVFWDPSVNLFGHVGSTTASRGELFLFWNLYKAPILLALMAGEAAGIMENISDDVIVGRCLAILKGIFGSSAVPQPKETVVTRWRADPWARGSYSYVAAGSSGNDYDLMAQPITPGPAIPGASQPVPRLFFAGEHTIRNYPATVHGALLSGLREAGRIADQFLGAMYTLPRQATPTATSNPQQAQPAASV; from the exons ATGGATATTACCAGGTGTACGGAGAAATGG GAGAGGCCCCCAACATCCTCTATAATGCTCTCGAGCAAGAAATCTGACCCTGcgtcctcttcatcctcctcttcatcctctgctggagcaggaggaggtgaaAGGGTCTTGGGTTCTGATGCCCAGACTGGTCCGTCAGCCTCAGCTGCAGGAGCATTGGATTCAAAGAAGAAGGAAAGGTCCTCCCCGAGTGGGGAAGCTGGGGGAACTGCTTTTCCCCACCAGTCAGGTGCTGGAGGGGCAGACCAGGACTTGGCTGAAGTCCGCAGGACAAGTCGACGCAAGAGagcaaaa CAGGTGGAGTACCGTGAGATGGACGAAAGCTTGGCTAACCTCTCGGAGGACGAGTATTATTCGGAAGAGGAGAGAAACGCTAAGGCCGAGAAGGAAAGGAAGCAAGTTGTCCCTCCTCCTGCCCCACCTCCAGAGGAGGAGAACGAGAGTGAGCCCGAAGAGCCGTCGG GTCTGGAAGGTGCTGCTTTCCAAAGCCGTCTTCCCCATGACCGAATGACATCCCAGGAAGCCGCCTGCTTCCCTGACATCATCGGCGGCCCCCAACAGACCCAGAAGGTCTTCTTATACATCCGTAACCGCACA cTCCAACTGTGGCTGGACAACCCGAAAATTCAGCTGACCTTTGAGGCTACAGTACAACAACTTGACGCTCCATACAACA gtGACGCCGTGCTGGTCCACAGAATACACAGCTACTTAGAAAGGCATGGCCTCATCAATTTTGGAATTTACAAGCGGGTCAAACCTTTACCAG CCAAGAAAACGGGGAAGGTTATAGTCATCGGCGGAGGAGTGTCCGGCCTCGCTGCAGCGCGGCAGCTGCAAAGCTTTGGGATGGATGTGACGGTGCTGGAAGCCCGG GACCGCGTCGGAGGCCGGGTGGCGACCTTCAGAAAAGGCAATTATGTGGCAGATCTTGGGGCAATGGTGGTGACAGGGCTGG GAGGGAATCCCATGGCGGTGGTCAGTAAACAAGTGAATATGGAGCTGGCCAAGATCAAGCAGAAGTGTCCTCTCTTTGAAGCCAACGGTCAAGCT GGAGAACGGTGTACAAGT GTCCCCAAAGAAAAAGACGAGATGGTGGAGCAGGAGTTCAACCGGCTGCTGGAGGCCACCTCCTACCTGAGCCACCAGCTCGACTTTAACTTCCTCAACAACAAACCCGTGTCTCTGGGCCAGGCCCTGGAGGTGGTCATACA GCTGCAGGAGAAGCATGTGAAAGATGAGCAGATAGAACACTGGAAGAAAATAGTCAAGACTCAGGAGGAACTCCGAGACCTTCTCAACAAG ATGGTTTCCACTAAAGAGCGCGTTAAGGAGCTCCATCAGCAGTATAAAGAGGCATGCGAAGTCAAACCACCCAGAGACATCACCGCCGAGTTCCTGGTGAAGAGCAAGCACAGAGACCTTACAGCCCTCTGCAAA GAGTACGACGAGTTGGCGGAGATGCAGGTGAAGCTGGAAGAAAAActgcaggagctggaggccAATCCACCCAG CGACGTTTATCTTTCATCGAGGGATCGGCAGATCCTAGACTGGCACTTCGCCAACCTGGAATTTGCCAACGCCACGCCCCTCTCCACCCTTTCTCTCAAGCACTGGGATCAG GATGACGACTTTGAATTCACCGGCAGCCACCTGACTGTGAGGAATGGTTACTCCTGTGTTCCTGTGGCTCTCGCTGAAGGCCTAGACATCAAACTGAACACGGCCGTGCGACAGGTCCGATACACGGCGTCGG GCTGCGAGGTGATTGCTGTCAACACTCGCTCCACCACCCAGACCTTCATATACAAGTGCGACGCCGTGCTGTGCACGCTTCCCCTCGGGGTGCTGAAGCAGCAGCCCCCCGCCGTGCAGTTTGTCCCTCCGCTGCCAGAGTGGAAGACGTCAGCCATTCAGAGGATGGGCTTCGGCAACCTCAACAAG GTGGTGTTGTGTTTTGACCGCGTGTTCTGGGATCCGAGCGTTAACCTGTTCGGTCACGTCGGCTCCACAACCGCAAGCCGAGGCGAGCTCTTCCTCTTCTGGAATCTCTATAAAG CCCCAATCCTGCTGGCTCTGATGGCTGGCGAGGCTGCTGGGATTATGGAGAACATCAGCGATGACGTCATTGTCGGACGCTGTCTGGCCATTCTCAAAGGAATCTTTGGAAGTAGTGCGGTCCCACAG CCTAAAGAAACAGTTGTCACTCGTTGGCGGGCGGACCCCTGGGCGAGGGGCTCCTACTCGTACGTGGCAGCTGGCTCCTCGGGAAACGACTACGACCTCATGGCGCAGCCCATCACGCCCGGACCCGCCATACCCGGAGCCTCACAG CCCGTCCCTCGTTTGTTCTTCGCCGGCGAACACACCATCAGAAATTACCCCGCTACAGTCCACGGCGCCTTGCTCAGCGGCCTCAGGGAAGCCGGACGCATCGCAGATCAGTTCCTCGGCGCAATGTACACACTCCCCAGACAAGCCACGCCCACCGCCACCAGTAACCCCCAGCAGGCGCAGCCCGCTGCCAGCGTCTGA
- the kdm1a gene encoding lysine-specific histone demethylase 1A isoform X1, which yields MDITRCTEKWVKQEKERPPTSSIMLSSKKSDPASSSSSSSSSAGAGGGERVLGSDAQTGPSASAAGALDSKKKERSSPSGEAGGTAFPHQSGAGGADQDLAEVRRTSRRKRAKQVEYREMDESLANLSEDEYYSEEERNAKAEKERKQVVPPPAPPPEEENESEPEEPSGLEGAAFQSRLPHDRMTSQEAACFPDIIGGPQQTQKVFLYIRNRTLQLWLDNPKIQLTFEATVQQLDAPYNSDAVLVHRIHSYLERHGLINFGIYKRVKPLPAKKTGKVIVIGGGVSGLAAARQLQSFGMDVTVLEARDRVGGRVATFRKGNYVADLGAMVVTGLGGNPMAVVSKQVNMELAKIKQKCPLFEANGQAGERCTSVPKEKDEMVEQEFNRLLEATSYLSHQLDFNFLNNKPVSLGQALEVVIQLQEKHVKDEQIEHWKKIVKTQEELRDLLNKMVSTKERVKELHQQYKEACEVKPPRDITAEFLVKSKHRDLTALCKEYDELAEMQVKLEEKLQELEANPPSDVYLSSRDRQILDWHFANLEFANATPLSTLSLKHWDQDDDFEFTGSHLTVRNGYSCVPVALAEGLDIKLNTAVRQVRYTASGCEVIAVNTRSTTQTFIYKCDAVLCTLPLGVLKQQPPAVQFVPPLPEWKTSAIQRMGFGNLNKVVLCFDRVFWDPSVNLFGHVGSTTASRGELFLFWNLYKAPILLALMAGEAAGIMENISDDVIVGRCLAILKGIFGSSAVPQPKETVVTRWRADPWARGSYSYVAAGSSGNDYDLMAQPITPGPAIPGASQPVPRLFFAGEHTIRNYPATVHGALLSGLREAGRIADQFLGAMYTLPRQATPTATSNPQQAQPAASV from the exons ATGGATATTACCAGGTGTACGGAGAAATGGgtaaaacaagaaaag GAGAGGCCCCCAACATCCTCTATAATGCTCTCGAGCAAGAAATCTGACCCTGcgtcctcttcatcctcctcttcatcctctgctggagcaggaggaggtgaaAGGGTCTTGGGTTCTGATGCCCAGACTGGTCCGTCAGCCTCAGCTGCAGGAGCATTGGATTCAAAGAAGAAGGAAAGGTCCTCCCCGAGTGGGGAAGCTGGGGGAACTGCTTTTCCCCACCAGTCAGGTGCTGGAGGGGCAGACCAGGACTTGGCTGAAGTCCGCAGGACAAGTCGACGCAAGAGagcaaaa CAGGTGGAGTACCGTGAGATGGACGAAAGCTTGGCTAACCTCTCGGAGGACGAGTATTATTCGGAAGAGGAGAGAAACGCTAAGGCCGAGAAGGAAAGGAAGCAAGTTGTCCCTCCTCCTGCCCCACCTCCAGAGGAGGAGAACGAGAGTGAGCCCGAAGAGCCGTCGG GTCTGGAAGGTGCTGCTTTCCAAAGCCGTCTTCCCCATGACCGAATGACATCCCAGGAAGCCGCCTGCTTCCCTGACATCATCGGCGGCCCCCAACAGACCCAGAAGGTCTTCTTATACATCCGTAACCGCACA cTCCAACTGTGGCTGGACAACCCGAAAATTCAGCTGACCTTTGAGGCTACAGTACAACAACTTGACGCTCCATACAACA gtGACGCCGTGCTGGTCCACAGAATACACAGCTACTTAGAAAGGCATGGCCTCATCAATTTTGGAATTTACAAGCGGGTCAAACCTTTACCAG CCAAGAAAACGGGGAAGGTTATAGTCATCGGCGGAGGAGTGTCCGGCCTCGCTGCAGCGCGGCAGCTGCAAAGCTTTGGGATGGATGTGACGGTGCTGGAAGCCCGG GACCGCGTCGGAGGCCGGGTGGCGACCTTCAGAAAAGGCAATTATGTGGCAGATCTTGGGGCAATGGTGGTGACAGGGCTGG GAGGGAATCCCATGGCGGTGGTCAGTAAACAAGTGAATATGGAGCTGGCCAAGATCAAGCAGAAGTGTCCTCTCTTTGAAGCCAACGGTCAAGCT GGAGAACGGTGTACAAGT GTCCCCAAAGAAAAAGACGAGATGGTGGAGCAGGAGTTCAACCGGCTGCTGGAGGCCACCTCCTACCTGAGCCACCAGCTCGACTTTAACTTCCTCAACAACAAACCCGTGTCTCTGGGCCAGGCCCTGGAGGTGGTCATACA GCTGCAGGAGAAGCATGTGAAAGATGAGCAGATAGAACACTGGAAGAAAATAGTCAAGACTCAGGAGGAACTCCGAGACCTTCTCAACAAG ATGGTTTCCACTAAAGAGCGCGTTAAGGAGCTCCATCAGCAGTATAAAGAGGCATGCGAAGTCAAACCACCCAGAGACATCACCGCCGAGTTCCTGGTGAAGAGCAAGCACAGAGACCTTACAGCCCTCTGCAAA GAGTACGACGAGTTGGCGGAGATGCAGGTGAAGCTGGAAGAAAAActgcaggagctggaggccAATCCACCCAG CGACGTTTATCTTTCATCGAGGGATCGGCAGATCCTAGACTGGCACTTCGCCAACCTGGAATTTGCCAACGCCACGCCCCTCTCCACCCTTTCTCTCAAGCACTGGGATCAG GATGACGACTTTGAATTCACCGGCAGCCACCTGACTGTGAGGAATGGTTACTCCTGTGTTCCTGTGGCTCTCGCTGAAGGCCTAGACATCAAACTGAACACGGCCGTGCGACAGGTCCGATACACGGCGTCGG GCTGCGAGGTGATTGCTGTCAACACTCGCTCCACCACCCAGACCTTCATATACAAGTGCGACGCCGTGCTGTGCACGCTTCCCCTCGGGGTGCTGAAGCAGCAGCCCCCCGCCGTGCAGTTTGTCCCTCCGCTGCCAGAGTGGAAGACGTCAGCCATTCAGAGGATGGGCTTCGGCAACCTCAACAAG GTGGTGTTGTGTTTTGACCGCGTGTTCTGGGATCCGAGCGTTAACCTGTTCGGTCACGTCGGCTCCACAACCGCAAGCCGAGGCGAGCTCTTCCTCTTCTGGAATCTCTATAAAG CCCCAATCCTGCTGGCTCTGATGGCTGGCGAGGCTGCTGGGATTATGGAGAACATCAGCGATGACGTCATTGTCGGACGCTGTCTGGCCATTCTCAAAGGAATCTTTGGAAGTAGTGCGGTCCCACAG CCTAAAGAAACAGTTGTCACTCGTTGGCGGGCGGACCCCTGGGCGAGGGGCTCCTACTCGTACGTGGCAGCTGGCTCCTCGGGAAACGACTACGACCTCATGGCGCAGCCCATCACGCCCGGACCCGCCATACCCGGAGCCTCACAG CCCGTCCCTCGTTTGTTCTTCGCCGGCGAACACACCATCAGAAATTACCCCGCTACAGTCCACGGCGCCTTGCTCAGCGGCCTCAGGGAAGCCGGACGCATCGCAGATCAGTTCCTCGGCGCAATGTACACACTCCCCAGACAAGCCACGCCCACCGCCACCAGTAACCCCCAGCAGGCGCAGCCCGCTGCCAGCGTCTGA
- the kdm1a gene encoding lysine-specific histone demethylase 1A isoform X2: MDITRCTEKWVKQEKERPPTSSIMLSSKKSDPASSSSSSSSSAGAGGGERVLGSDAQTGPSASAAGALDSKKKERSSPSGEAGGTAFPHQSGAGGADQDLAEVRRTSRRKRAKVEYREMDESLANLSEDEYYSEEERNAKAEKERKQVVPPPAPPPEEENESEPEEPSGLEGAAFQSRLPHDRMTSQEAACFPDIIGGPQQTQKVFLYIRNRTLQLWLDNPKIQLTFEATVQQLDAPYNSDAVLVHRIHSYLERHGLINFGIYKRVKPLPAKKTGKVIVIGGGVSGLAAARQLQSFGMDVTVLEARDRVGGRVATFRKGNYVADLGAMVVTGLGGNPMAVVSKQVNMELAKIKQKCPLFEANGQAGERCTSVPKEKDEMVEQEFNRLLEATSYLSHQLDFNFLNNKPVSLGQALEVVIQLQEKHVKDEQIEHWKKIVKTQEELRDLLNKMVSTKERVKELHQQYKEACEVKPPRDITAEFLVKSKHRDLTALCKEYDELAEMQVKLEEKLQELEANPPSDVYLSSRDRQILDWHFANLEFANATPLSTLSLKHWDQDDDFEFTGSHLTVRNGYSCVPVALAEGLDIKLNTAVRQVRYTASGCEVIAVNTRSTTQTFIYKCDAVLCTLPLGVLKQQPPAVQFVPPLPEWKTSAIQRMGFGNLNKVVLCFDRVFWDPSVNLFGHVGSTTASRGELFLFWNLYKAPILLALMAGEAAGIMENISDDVIVGRCLAILKGIFGSSAVPQPKETVVTRWRADPWARGSYSYVAAGSSGNDYDLMAQPITPGPAIPGASQPVPRLFFAGEHTIRNYPATVHGALLSGLREAGRIADQFLGAMYTLPRQATPTATSNPQQAQPAASV, from the exons ATGGATATTACCAGGTGTACGGAGAAATGGgtaaaacaagaaaag GAGAGGCCCCCAACATCCTCTATAATGCTCTCGAGCAAGAAATCTGACCCTGcgtcctcttcatcctcctcttcatcctctgctggagcaggaggaggtgaaAGGGTCTTGGGTTCTGATGCCCAGACTGGTCCGTCAGCCTCAGCTGCAGGAGCATTGGATTCAAAGAAGAAGGAAAGGTCCTCCCCGAGTGGGGAAGCTGGGGGAACTGCTTTTCCCCACCAGTCAGGTGCTGGAGGGGCAGACCAGGACTTGGCTGAAGTCCGCAGGACAAGTCGACGCAAGAGagcaaaa GTGGAGTACCGTGAGATGGACGAAAGCTTGGCTAACCTCTCGGAGGACGAGTATTATTCGGAAGAGGAGAGAAACGCTAAGGCCGAGAAGGAAAGGAAGCAAGTTGTCCCTCCTCCTGCCCCACCTCCAGAGGAGGAGAACGAGAGTGAGCCCGAAGAGCCGTCGG GTCTGGAAGGTGCTGCTTTCCAAAGCCGTCTTCCCCATGACCGAATGACATCCCAGGAAGCCGCCTGCTTCCCTGACATCATCGGCGGCCCCCAACAGACCCAGAAGGTCTTCTTATACATCCGTAACCGCACA cTCCAACTGTGGCTGGACAACCCGAAAATTCAGCTGACCTTTGAGGCTACAGTACAACAACTTGACGCTCCATACAACA gtGACGCCGTGCTGGTCCACAGAATACACAGCTACTTAGAAAGGCATGGCCTCATCAATTTTGGAATTTACAAGCGGGTCAAACCTTTACCAG CCAAGAAAACGGGGAAGGTTATAGTCATCGGCGGAGGAGTGTCCGGCCTCGCTGCAGCGCGGCAGCTGCAAAGCTTTGGGATGGATGTGACGGTGCTGGAAGCCCGG GACCGCGTCGGAGGCCGGGTGGCGACCTTCAGAAAAGGCAATTATGTGGCAGATCTTGGGGCAATGGTGGTGACAGGGCTGG GAGGGAATCCCATGGCGGTGGTCAGTAAACAAGTGAATATGGAGCTGGCCAAGATCAAGCAGAAGTGTCCTCTCTTTGAAGCCAACGGTCAAGCT GGAGAACGGTGTACAAGT GTCCCCAAAGAAAAAGACGAGATGGTGGAGCAGGAGTTCAACCGGCTGCTGGAGGCCACCTCCTACCTGAGCCACCAGCTCGACTTTAACTTCCTCAACAACAAACCCGTGTCTCTGGGCCAGGCCCTGGAGGTGGTCATACA GCTGCAGGAGAAGCATGTGAAAGATGAGCAGATAGAACACTGGAAGAAAATAGTCAAGACTCAGGAGGAACTCCGAGACCTTCTCAACAAG ATGGTTTCCACTAAAGAGCGCGTTAAGGAGCTCCATCAGCAGTATAAAGAGGCATGCGAAGTCAAACCACCCAGAGACATCACCGCCGAGTTCCTGGTGAAGAGCAAGCACAGAGACCTTACAGCCCTCTGCAAA GAGTACGACGAGTTGGCGGAGATGCAGGTGAAGCTGGAAGAAAAActgcaggagctggaggccAATCCACCCAG CGACGTTTATCTTTCATCGAGGGATCGGCAGATCCTAGACTGGCACTTCGCCAACCTGGAATTTGCCAACGCCACGCCCCTCTCCACCCTTTCTCTCAAGCACTGGGATCAG GATGACGACTTTGAATTCACCGGCAGCCACCTGACTGTGAGGAATGGTTACTCCTGTGTTCCTGTGGCTCTCGCTGAAGGCCTAGACATCAAACTGAACACGGCCGTGCGACAGGTCCGATACACGGCGTCGG GCTGCGAGGTGATTGCTGTCAACACTCGCTCCACCACCCAGACCTTCATATACAAGTGCGACGCCGTGCTGTGCACGCTTCCCCTCGGGGTGCTGAAGCAGCAGCCCCCCGCCGTGCAGTTTGTCCCTCCGCTGCCAGAGTGGAAGACGTCAGCCATTCAGAGGATGGGCTTCGGCAACCTCAACAAG GTGGTGTTGTGTTTTGACCGCGTGTTCTGGGATCCGAGCGTTAACCTGTTCGGTCACGTCGGCTCCACAACCGCAAGCCGAGGCGAGCTCTTCCTCTTCTGGAATCTCTATAAAG CCCCAATCCTGCTGGCTCTGATGGCTGGCGAGGCTGCTGGGATTATGGAGAACATCAGCGATGACGTCATTGTCGGACGCTGTCTGGCCATTCTCAAAGGAATCTTTGGAAGTAGTGCGGTCCCACAG CCTAAAGAAACAGTTGTCACTCGTTGGCGGGCGGACCCCTGGGCGAGGGGCTCCTACTCGTACGTGGCAGCTGGCTCCTCGGGAAACGACTACGACCTCATGGCGCAGCCCATCACGCCCGGACCCGCCATACCCGGAGCCTCACAG CCCGTCCCTCGTTTGTTCTTCGCCGGCGAACACACCATCAGAAATTACCCCGCTACAGTCCACGGCGCCTTGCTCAGCGGCCTCAGGGAAGCCGGACGCATCGCAGATCAGTTCCTCGGCGCAATGTACACACTCCCCAGACAAGCCACGCCCACCGCCACCAGTAACCCCCAGCAGGCGCAGCCCGCTGCCAGCGTCTGA